One genomic segment of Candidatus Baltobacteraceae bacterium includes these proteins:
- a CDS encoding helix-turn-helix domain-containing protein, which produces MQHANLSAQIPCPIARSLEIVGEWWTLLIVRDALLGARRFDEFKATGIADNILAARLKKLVAEGVLKKRAYQQHPVRYDYALTMKGRALAPVVIALRTWGKRFTKGPDSSGVTHSACGHELTAALYCAECSRVALGDDVRAVPARSERAS; this is translated from the coding sequence ATGCAACACGCCAATCTCTCGGCACAGATCCCGTGTCCCATCGCTCGCTCGCTCGAAATCGTCGGGGAGTGGTGGACGCTGCTCATTGTCCGCGATGCGTTGCTCGGCGCGCGCCGCTTCGATGAATTCAAGGCGACGGGGATCGCCGATAACATTTTGGCCGCGCGCCTCAAGAAGCTCGTCGCCGAGGGTGTCCTCAAGAAGCGCGCCTATCAGCAGCACCCGGTGCGCTACGACTATGCGCTAACGATGAAAGGCCGTGCGCTTGCGCCGGTCGTGATAGCCCTGCGCACGTGGGGGAAGCGATTCACGAAGGGCCCCGATTCGAGCGGTGTGACGCACTCCGCATGCGGGCACGAATTGACGGCGGCGTTGTATTGCGCGGAATGCTCGCGGGTTGCGCTCGGTGACGATGTACGCGCCGTACCCGCACGATCGGAACGAGCGAGCTAG